The window NNNNNNNNNNNNNNNNNNNNNNNNNNNNNNNNNNNNNNNNNNNNNNNNNNNNNNNNNNNNNNNNNNNNNNNNNNNNNNNNNNNNNNNNNNNNNNNNNNNNNNNNNNNNNNNNNNNNNNNNNNNNNNNNNNNNNNNNNNNNNNNNNNNNNNNNNNNNNNNNNNNNNNNNNNNNNNNNNNNNNNNNNNNNNNNNNNNNNNNNNNNNNNNNNNNNNNNNNNNNNNNNNNNNNNNNNNNNNNNNNNNNNNNNNNNNNNNNNNNNNNNNNNNNNNNNNNNNNNNNNNNNNNNNNNNNNNNNNNNNNNNNNNNNNNNNNNNNNNNNNNNNNNNNNNNNNNNNNNNNNNNNNNNNNNNNNNNNNNNNNNNNNNNNNNNNNNNNNNNNNNNNNNNNNNNNNNNNNNNNNNNNNNNNNNNNNNNNNNNNNNNNNNNNNNNNNNNNNNNNNNNNNNNNNNNNNNNNNNNNNNNNNNNNNNNNNNNNNNNNNNNNNNNNNNNNNNNNNNNNNNNNNNNNNNNNNNNNNNNNNNNNNNNNNNNNNNNNNNNNNNNNNNNNNNNNNNNNNNNNNNNNNNNNNNNNNNNNNNNNNNNNNNNNNNNNNNNNNNNNNNNNNNNNNNNNNNNNNNNNNNNNNNNNNNNNNNNNNNNNNNNNNNNNNNNNNNNNNNNNNNNNNNNNNNNNNNNNNNNNNNNNNNNNNNNNNNNNNNNNNNNNNNNNNNNNNNNNNNNNNNNNNNNNNNNNNNNNNNNNNNNNNNNNNNNNNNNNNNNNNNNNNNNNNNNNNNNNNNNNNNNNNNNNNNNNNNNNNNNNNNNNNNNNNNNNNNNNNNNNNNNNNNNNNNNNNNNNNNNNNNNNNNNNNNNNNNNNNNNNNNNNNNNNNNNNNNNNNNNNNNNNNNNNNNNNNNNNNNNNNNNNNNNNNNNNNNNNNNNNNNNNNNNNNNNNNNNNNNNNNNNNNNNNNNNNNNNNNNNNNNNNNNNNNNNNNNNNNNNNNNNNNNNNNNNNNNNNNNNNNNNNNNNNNNNNNNNNNNNNNNNNNNNNNNNNNNNNNNNNNNNNNNNNNNNNNNNNNNNNNNNNNNNNNNNNNNNNNNNNNNNNNNNNNNNNNNNNNNNNNNNNNNNNNNNNNNNNNNNNNNNNNNNNNNNNNNNNNNNNNNNNNNNNNNNNNNNNNNNNNNNNNNNNNNNNNNNNNNNNNNNNNNNNNNNNNNNNNNNNNNNNNNNNNNNNNNNNNNNNNNNNNNNNNNNNNNNNNNNNNNNNNNNNNNNNNNNNNNNNNNNNNNNNNNNNNNNNNNNNNNNNNNNNNNNNNNNNNNNNNNNNNNNNNNNNNNNNNNNNNNNNNNNNNNNNNNNNNNNNNNNNNNNNNNNNNNNNNNNNNNNNNNNNNNNNNNNNNNNNNNNNNNNNNNNNNNNNNNNNNNNNNNNNNNNNNNNNNNNNNNNNNNNNNNNNNNNNNNNNNNNNNNNNNNNNNNNNNNNNNNNNNNNNNNNNNNNNNNNNNNNNNNNNNNNNNNNNNNNNNNNNNNNNNNNNNNNNNNNNNNNNNNNNNNNNNNNNNNNNNNNNNNNNNNNNNNNNNNNNNNNNNNNNNNNNNNNNNNNNNNNNNNNNNNNNNNNNNNNNNNNNNNNNNNNNNNNNNNNNNNNNNNNNNNNNNNNNNNNNNNNNNNNNNNNNNNNNNNNNNNNNNNNNNNNNNNNNNNNNNNNNNNNNNNNNNNNNNNNNNNNNNNNNNNNNNNNNNNNNNNNNNNNNNNNNNNNNNNNNNNNNNNNNNNNNNNNNNNNNNNNNNNNNNNNNNNNNNNNNNNNNNNNNNNNNNNNNNNNNNNNNNNNNNNNNNNNNNNNNNNNNNNNNNNNNNNNNNNNNNNNNNNNNNNNNNNNNNNNNNNNNNNNNNNNNNNNNNNNNNNNNNNNNNNNNNNNNNNNNNNNNNNNNNNNNNNNNNNNNNNNNNNNNNNNNNNNNNNNNNNNNNNNNNNNNNNNNNNNNNNNNNNNNNNNNNNNNNNNNNNNNNNNNNNNNNNNNNNNNNNNNNNNNNNNNNNNNNNNNNNNNNNNNNNNNNNNNNNNNNNNNNNNNNNNNNNNNNNNNNNNNNNNNNNNNNNNNNNNNNNNNNNNNNNNNNNNNNNNNNNNNNNNNNNNNNNNNNNNNNNNNNNNNNNNNNNNNNNNNNNNNNNNNNNNNNNNNNNNNNNNNNNNNNNNNNNNNNNNNNNNNNNNNNNNNNNNNNNNNNNNNNNNNNNNNNNNNNNNNNNNNNNNNNNNNNNNNNNNNNNNNNNNNNNNNNNNNNNNNNNNNNNNNNNNNNNNNNNNNNNNNNNNNNNNNNNNNNNNNNNNNNACTGGATACTTGAGAAGATGACCTTGCATCTCTGTTACCTCCTCTGCTGCATACTGTCTCCAATTGAGCTCACTCAATTGCCTTACCCGTCTTACGCATTCCATGTTCTCTGGTTCCTCGAAACCTTGCTCTAGAAACCCTAGATGTTCTGCCCATAAGGACATTCTATATCCAAAAATCTGCAAGAAATTGGGACAAACCAGGTTTCAGACTGAGGACATAGACTGGTGGGTTTCTAGTTTTACGTCATAGAATGCTAGCTCAGATTGAAAAGTAAAAGtctttgaaagtttttttaCCTGACCACGAGGACGAGAACCTTTCATAGCCCATGAATGGTGAGGCTGATACCCTCCCATGGCGATTTCAGTGTCTCTAGTTCCTTCCAAGGATCTCTGGTTGATATTCGCGGAACCAATTAAGACAAACTCATCATCCACTACCATACCTTTGGAATGAACATATATCATGAATCTCCGACTCTTCAAAGCTTGCACctagatttgtttgttgtttcagtGAGTAAACAAGCCCATTGagccaaaaaccaaaaattcaaaagtagACAACTGTATTTGTATACCTGTGAAGaatttgcatttgcatttggcTGGGGTGGAGTCCGTGGACTATTATATACGCTAACTGTTCCATCAGGGACCTCTCTGGTTCCAAGACAGAAAAAGTTCAAAAAGTCTTGTGGCTCCAACTGGCCATCAAGACCAACTTCAACAAGTGCCTTGTGGATGGTTTGATACAtcatttgcattgttttgtgCTGCAGAGATTATGAAAAAATTCCGGTATAAAGAAGGCAAGACTTTTCGTCAAGATCGGTTTTTTGTGTAGCAAAGAACTGATAAACTATTTACCTGCCAGTAGAGAATCCTCTGAATAGGGTTACTTGTTGGAGCACCTTCCGGCCACATTGGAATGACAATATAAGCAGCAAACTTCTCCCTTGCTCTAATCTTATTAGCAATCTTAAGTGCGATTTCCATCGGGATTAGATTATTAGCACCTGCAATGCCAAAACTCCTTGCTATTATTACTGCACCCATTGATAACTGAGCTTGCCTACAAaagatttcaattttcttaCCCAAGTCCTTGTTCGAATCCCAGTTGAATGATGATCCAAGAAAATATTGGTTTTCAATGTAGATGAAGTGCTGAGCTGACCGTATGGCCTTAACATAAGCTGCGTGTATGCTCATATCTATGAGAATATTCTTCCCACATAGAAGATTCtgttcatatatacataattagtAGAGAATATAGCAACATGATGGTGACTGAAGATGACAAGCTAAAACTGTTCCGAGTTGTACTTACTCTTCCAGTAGCTTCCTTTGGGTCCTTCGGAAACCCTTTGACTGAACTTGAATCAATTGAACGGAAAATCTAATGATTAAGCCATGGAAAGTAATGAGATTCTTTTTGTCACCACCACATATAACGATAATGCATCATGAGTTATCATGATAATCAGCATCACATAATGATGTAATTTGAACAAGTGAGACTTGCTGCATTACCTGAACATGCCAAGACTCTGGATCATTATCATTAACAGAAGAAGCTTCAGAAAGTCCCATGATGTCGGGAATTCTGTCTATCCTAAGCAAAGAATCATCAGAAGACGATCTTAGCTTCCCAATTCCGCGAGGTTTAGAAGCTTTTAGCCAGCGTTCCTCAAAATTAGCAAGCACATCATATGCAGCTGGACCATCAATCTTGCTGTGAAGATCATGCCATGGTTCTCTTGGTCCATCATCTGCAGTAGtctattaccaaaaaaaataatttacacaGATCAAGAATAGTTGAACCAAATTCCAAAATAGCAACCAAACAGGATTTGTCTTAGAtgattaccacaaaatttgggTTATGGAAGTCATCTTTATGGAGTGTCTTTAATGTCCTGAAGAGAGAATGCTTGGGAGTATCAAATCGTCCGTTGCACAGGTCTAGCCCTCCAACAAATGCTACGATCTTTCTTCTGTTCTGAGCTGCATCAGCATCTACAATCACAGTTTTTTGATGATGGGTGTAGATCGTTCCGACTTCCTGATCATCATAATGACACTCAAATTTTTCAGTAAATGAAGCTCAACACACGGGGGTTAAGCAGTAATGCAGTAACTAATGACTAATGAGCATCttacagatttttttatgaAGCTGTGACCTTTCCCCCCAGATCTGGGACAAAGGAGAACCTGCACGGACGAATGCTTGAAAAAACGGCGAGTCTCCTCATCGCTTGTGTTCATAACTCCTTGCTACATGCAACAAAAAACCAGTGGTCATTAAAACGATGGAAGGATTGTTGCTTCAGTTAGTGGAGACATGTAAACTGGTCTAATTGAAGCAAACTAAAAGTGTCAGAATTCAGGATCCAGAATAGTAAGCGGATTAAATAGAATCACAGAGAAAACAACTAtgtgaaaactgaaaaattaAGAACAGACTTTCACATCTTATACATTTAACATGCAACGCAAACAGAGAAGCTAAAACATACTTTCAAACAAGAGAAATGGAAAAAGTCTTAGAACTAAGTACTAActatcaaaatcagagaagaaattAGAAAATGCAACTAAAACAACCTTCTATATGAAAagttaagaagaaaacattagaCCATTCAGATTGGCGCACAAAGAAGCTGCCTAGAATTAAAGGGATAGCTTTAGATCCAAATGAAAAGACAAGAGAAATCTAGTGTGGATATCTAGAAATATGTAGCTCCATAAGCTTTATGGAAACCTTTTTCTCTACTCAAATGCCAATCTGCTAGCATATAATTCATAGGATACACAGTCTGAGATATATCTGTAAACTTGATATTATggtaaacaaaaatagaatgtCTGAAGCAGAGAAAACAGAGTTATGTAGATTCTTACTGTTTTGAATCCCAGAAGGCTCCTTGAAGTTGGATCATCCCACACCAAAACCAACACTCTAACACCTTCTTGAGATTTGTCTTTAAGCAAATCCCCTAGTGTACCTTTGGTCGGATCATTGTTCTCACGAACCAGCCTAACCGGATGGAAAACTGACCAACCTGTGATATAAATCAACCTCCTTGCCTGTCTTATTGCATCAGCCATATCCTCCCAGCACTTTCCATGTCTATACTGAATCCCACCATCGAGATGTACACTCGGAAGAGTACCGTCATCAACATGAGCATCCTGATACAGAGTAACCCTACCACCTTTCCTCAAAGGGAAGTATGTTCCAGGAACTCCAACACAGTCATTACCAAAACCAACACCCATTTGGTAAAGTCTCATTCTTTCCATAGGAGTGTACTGAATAGACAAACCCAACACAGCACCAGCTTTACAAGGCTTCCCACTACTGTTAAGTATAGGAAACAGCCCTTCGATTCTATTCCCTGAACACAACTGCTCAGTAGGGATACCAACAGCTCCCATGATCTGTGAACCAATAATATCACTATCTTTCACCACAAAATGCACTTCAGCAGCACTATGAGCCACGGGTACATCAAAATGCTGCATCCAAACAGGATTCTCGCTGTTGCTAATCACGAAAGTTCTACCAATGACAGCACCAGAGATAGAGACAGTGACATAAGGATCACTTGTGATCTTTGAAGACTTCTCACCTTCCACTTTAGTACTGTTCCTCCTTCCCAACCCAGACAACATCCCACCAAGTTTGTTATGGAACCCATCCATGTTAGGAAGATGTTTAGCTTCCTTAACCCAAATGTCTAAGTTACCATGTAACAACTCAACCCTCAAAGAGCCACTACTCGTAGCAAAGGGCACGAATTGCTGGCCAAACCCGTGGCTTGACCCTCCTCCCATTGACATCGTCTCAGTATAAACCGGATGATACGCCAtcgaaacaaaatcaaaaacaaaccaCAAAGTTGGAAACTTTCAGTAACCAGGTCAGTGAGACAAAAGATCGATCACTTGGTGGGCTGTATTCGAGAGATCAAGtgtaaacaataaaaaaaagaaaaaaaaaaggataaaacttTGAGAATATACAAACTCGGATCAAATCTAAGAATTAAATGGGGGATCTAAAAAATGTGGGGaattcagattttttaattttggtaaaGAAGAAGGTGGGAGGAAACGAAGGGAAACGTTGACTTGAAACGGAagaatcggaaaaaaaaaaagtgagctggaacaatttttaaagattttttgggCTGCCGTTGTTGAACCGTTCTACCATTTAATGACCACTATTTGTATTTTGGTAATTATTTCACttataatcaaacacaaatgccaaaataaatttatttgtatttaagtGACGACTAAGAAGAAGACTTCCACTTCTTTTGTTATAGGGCTGCTTTAGAAACTGTCTATATTCTCTGGTCCCTCATTTGATGTAAACTTCAATTTGATTGGATATGAACAACAAGTAAATATTCGACACAatcattaaattaaatcaaataggaggatagtttaaaaaaaaaaaaaaaaaaactgtgacaTTTTTATGTAATGGAATCTTCCTTAATTTTGATATGTTATGTAATGGAATTTTCGTAGTTGAAATCTTCTTTAATTATGAACCGTAATTTCCAACATCGGAAAAACGTCCTATTTACCCCTCAAAACTACCATATCGTACCGATTATCCCTGAAACTTTGACCTCCTACTAGAACCCCTTCCAGCTTATATCCTCCTTCTAATTCCCCCCGAATTAATACTTTTATGTCTATTTCCCCAATTAAATTAATCTTCTCATCTATTTCCCCATCGACGTCGATTAACACGGTTTACTGTTTTAGTTAACCGACAGACAATTCTTATTaaccaaaataaccaaattaaaccattaTTAACCAATTGACAACCCGATTACAACCCGATTACAACCCGATTAGATCACTTAAcctaaaaaacccaaaaatccccaaatcgttTTTTCCCTTTCCATCGACGAACCCTAGATCCCTaaattgattcttctttcttcgaatCGTTTTGTTATCTCTTGCTCTTGGCTCTTGGGATGGCGTTAGTCCCCGTTGTTAATCCACCTATTGGAGTGGAGTTCGACGAGGAAGGCAAGGATCGAGATGAATTTCATATCGATAAGCTTGCGACAGATTTTACAGAAACGGAGGAATCGATTCGTCATAACGTGTATCCAGAGAGTGACGACGAGTCTGAGGGTAATGGTCGTGGTGGTGCCGCGCGTGGGGGGACACCGATCGTTCGTGGCGATGGTATAATGTATAAAGGGCAGAGATTCTACAATGGAATCGCGTTTAAGGAGTGTGTGACTGACTATGCACTGGCAACAGGTTGTAATCTGAAGCAATACAGGTACGATAGAGATAGAATCGGGTTTAGGTGTGTTGGTGCTAAGGGAAAATGTCAATGGAAAGTTTATGCTGCGTCTCTTCATAATGAGTCGATGTGGAGGATTACGAAGTACACGAACACCCATGTTTGTGTGCCTAATGGAGAATGTGAGATGTTTAAGGTCCCAGTCATAGCTAGGTTATTTCTTGATAAGATTAGAGAAGAACCAGATTATTACATGCCTTTAAAGATGGAACAGACCATAATGGAGAAGTGGAAGATATCAGCTACGAGAGGTCAATGTCAAGCTGCTAGGAGAAAGGCATTGGCATGGATAGCGAGTGAATATGACACTCAATTTGAACGTCTTCGAGACTATGGAGCTGAGATATTGGAAGCAAATCAAGGGTCTGTGGTAGAGATTGATACGGTGAAGAATGACGCTGGTCATGATGTGTTTAAGCGATTCTATGTATGCTTTGATGTTCTTAGgaaaacatggaaaaaaaccTGCAGGCCACTAATTGGGGTTGATGGTTGCTTCTTGAAGGAAAAGATTAAGGGTCAGTTGTTGGTGGCTTTAGGAAGAGATGCAGACAATGCTATCTATCCAATAGCATGGAGTGTTGTTCAGGTTGAGAACACAGATAATTGGAGCTGGTTTGTGAATAGGCTGAAGATAGACTTGGAGTTAGGTGATGGAGATGGTTACATTATGGTTTCTGATCGccaaaaggtattttttttttgttatgttttatgctttgtgtGATTTGGATCAGTTTCTAATGAATTTAACTTTGTTTCAGGGATTGATTAAGGCTGTTGAGTTAGAATTACCAAAGATTGAGCATCGTAAATGTGTTAGGCACATTTATGGTAACCTAAAGAAGACTCATCCAAACAAGAAGCAATTGAAGAAACTGCTTTGGGATCTAGCTTGGAGCTACAACACTAGAGATTACGAAGAGGGATTGGAGAGGATTCACGCATATGATAGCAAGGTCTATGAAGATGTCATGAAGACTAAATCAAAGACATGATGTAGGGCATTCCACAAGATTGGCAGCTATTGTGAGGATGTTGAAAACAACTCAGTGGAGTCTTTCAACAATACAATCAACAAGGCGAGAGAGAAACCATTTGTGGCTATGTTGGAGACTGTTAGAAGGCTTGCCATGGTTCGAATTGCTAAACGGTCTGCTATTTCTTATTCACATGAAGGTTAGTAAGACTACactcttattcttattcatttatatgttttattcttaTTCATTTATATGTACTCTATATGGTCGGATGTGACAGGATTATACACTCCTTATGTGACCCGTTTCCTTGCTAATGAGCATAAGGCAGCTTCTACATGCTTTGTATCTCCCAGCACAAATGGAGCGTATGAAGTTTACCTGGGATACGACAAACACCGAGTTTGTTTAAATGCCAGAACTTGTACCTGCATGAAGTTTTAGATATGTGGAATCCCATGCGAACATGCTTACGGACTGATAATCAAGAAGACACTGGTAGCTGAAGACTATGTGTGTGAATGGTTCAGAACTGCTAAGTGGAGACAGAACTACACAGACGGGCTTGTTCCACAAAGAGGTCCACGCTTTTGGCCTTCCACTGGGGGTGAAAATGTGTATCCACCTCCAAAGCCGGACGATGAGAAGAtcgacaagaagaggaagaaaggtgTTAATGAGTCACCTACCAAGAAGCaaccaaagcaaaagaaaagaatcatgcaTTGTGGGATTTGTGGTGCAGCTGATCATAACTGTAGgtaccaccagaagaagaagaataagaagaatacaacacatgttagttttctttctaaattgATTCATTTGTGATACAACAAtggttctttgttttattaaattaattctaatatttgattaaatttgtagGGTGGAACTCAAGTGGAATCTTCTCAAGGTTGTCTCACTCAAGAGAAGTAATGTGGGATGGAGGATTAGCATAAGTaggactgtttttttttggttttatgacCTGTTTCAGAACATATGTTGTTCTGTCTTTGTATGGTCTGTCTCTCTTTTGAACCTTATTATTAACTATGGTCGGATGTACTCTTTTGAACATGAATGTATTTTCAAACAAGATAACATCATctcttaaaaacattttgtctCATACAAAACCAACATAGAAAACAACATACAATTTCATCATATTAGCTTAACTAGACCAAAGATGATCATACAACCTAATACTGAAACAATTATCATCTTATTCATCCTGGATTTAAATTCAGCTTTTacatcttcaatcctctcaaatatcactttctcaagctccatttccatcttcttctcaagctccatttgcatcttcttctcaaccttCATTGTCTCTGATATGAACTCTTTCATTGTCTCCACCTCATCCAACAAAGCCTCATCGATCCACTTGAAAACGTGATTGTCATTCATAAGCTACACCATGGACAATTCATTTGGTTATCGTTTAGAACCTTATCAATATTCATAAGCCAAATAATAAGTTCTACTTTGTATTACCTTATTTCCAGCTGCATACACACAACGAAAGTATCGTCGATTTGGGTTATGGtcggattttgaatttttggccACAATTGCTTCTCCACTCCAACATCTCTTAGGTACACCAACAACTCTTCCTCTTTCGTGGACATTTGTCGAACTACTCGAAGATCCAGAAATATTACTCatgattttgagaaaaaagagacaaatttggattttcttcaatttcgatttttagggttcttagtaaGAATTTGGGGTTATCGttttaaaatagaagaagaaatagtCGGGTCGGGTTC is drawn from Camelina sativa cultivar DH55 chromosome 8, Cs, whole genome shotgun sequence and contains these coding sequences:
- the LOC104707478 gene encoding phospholipase D gamma 1-like, which produces MAYHPVYTETMSMGGGSSHGFGQQFVPFATSSGSLRVELLHGNLDIWVKEAKHLPNMDGFHNKLGGMLSGLGRRNSTKVEGEKSSKITSDPYVTVSISGAVIGRTFVISNSENPVWMQHFDVPVAHSAAEVHFVVKDSDIIGSQIMGAVGIPTEQLCSGNRIEGLFPILNSSGKPCKAGAVLGLSIQYTPMERMRLYQMGVGFGNDCVGVPGTYFPLRKGGRVTLYQDAHVDDGTLPSVHLDGGIQYRHGKCWEDMADAIRQARRLIYITGWSVFHPVRLVRENNDPTKGTLGDLLKDKSQEGVRVLVLVWDDPTSRSLLGFKTQGVMNTSDEETRRFFKHSSVQVLLCPRSGGKGHSFIKKSEVGTIYTHHQKTVIVDADAAQNRRKIVAFVGGLDLCNGRFDTPKHSLFRTLKTLHKDDFHNPNFVTTADDGPREPWHDLHSKIDGPAAYDVLANFEERWLKASKPRGIGKLRSSSDDSLLRIDRIPDIMGLSEASSVNDNDPESWHVQIFRSIDSSSVKGFPKDPKEATGRNLLCGKNILIDMSIHAAYVKAIRSAQHFIYIENQYFLGSSFNWDSNKDLGANNLIPMEIALKIANKIRAREKFAAYIVIPMWPEGAPTSNPIQRILYWQHKTMQMMYQTIHKALVEVGLDGQLEPQDFLNFFCLGTREVPDGTVSVYNSPRTPPQPNANANSSQVQALKSRRFMIYVHSKGMVVDDEFVLIGSANINQRSLEGTRDTEIAMGGYQPHHSWAMKGSRPRGQIFGYRMSLWAEHLGFLEQGFEEPENMECVRRVRQLSELNWRQYAAEEVTEMQGHLLKYPFSQRVSEGPKGSYWKSKYNSEQF
- the LOC104709673 gene encoding uncharacterized protein LOC104709673, producing the protein MALVPVVNPPIGVEFDEEGKDRDEFHIDKLATDFTETEESIRHNVYPESDDESEGNGRGGAARGGTPIVRGDGIMYKGQRFYNGIAFKECVTDYALATGCNLKQYRYDRDRIGFRCVGAKGKCQWKVYAASLHNESMWRITKYTNTHVCVPNGECEMFKVPVIARLFLDKIREEPDYYMPLKMEQTIMEKWKISATRGQCQAARRKALAWIASEYDTQFERLRDYGAEILEANQGSVVEIDTVKNDAGHDVFKRFYVCFDVLRKTWKKTCRPLIGVDGCFLKEKIKGQLLVALGRDADNAIYPIAWSVVQVENTDNWSWFVNRLKIDLELGDGDGYIMVSDRQKGLIKAVELELPKIEHRKCVRHIYGNLKKTHPNKKQLKKLLWDLAWSYNTRDYEEGLERIHAYDSKIGSYCEDVENNSVESFNNTINKAREKPFVAMLETVRRLAMVRIAKRSAISYSHEGLYTPYVTRFLANEHKAASTCFVSPSTNGATAKWRQNYTDGLVPQRGPRFWPSTGGENVYPPPKPDDEKIDKKRKKGVNESPTKKQPKQKKRIMHCGICGAADHNWWNSSGIFSRLSHSREVMWDGGLA
- the LOC109125959 gene encoding uncharacterized protein At4g04775-like is translated as MSNISGSSSSSTNVHERGRVVGVPKRCWSGEAIVAKNSKSDHNPNRRYFRCVYAAGNKLMNDNHVFKWIDEALLDEVETMKEFISETMKVEKKMQMELEKKMEMELEKVIFERIEDVKAEFKSRMNKMIIVSVLGCMIIFGLVKLI